A stretch of DNA from Acinetobacter sp. C26M:
AAACGCTCAGCATTAAAATAAAACTGGAACCACTAAATATACACATGCCCAGCACTAGTAATTGTTGAGCTGACCAACGTTTCAGCAATAGGATGGAGATCTGGCCGAATATAATAAGCCCAACAGCATTGGCTGCAAATAAAGTACTGAAAGCTTGATTATGAATATGATAATGCTGAATAAAAATAAAGGGAGATTGGCTAAGATAAACGAAGAATCCCCCTAAGATAAAACCACCTGCCAAGGTATAACTGATAAAGCTTTTATTAAGACACAGGGCTTGATAACTGTTTTTGATCACTGAGAATTGTAAGGTTTGTCTATACTGTGGTTTTAATGTTTCTGGGATGGCTTGGCTTCCCCATAACCATAAAATTCCACCCAATATCGCTAAGGTGTAGAAAATAAAATGCCAAGAGCCAAACTGTAGAATCATACTGCCAAACAGAGGTGCAATGATTGGAACAATCATCATCACTTGCATCAGAATAGAGAAATTTTGAGCACTGGTTTTGGCATCGCATACATCTGAAATGATTGCTCTGGGAACAACTAGACCAGCAGAAGCACCTATTGCTTGTAAGAAACGTGCCGCCAATAGCCATTCAATTGTTGGTGCAAATGCAGCCAATAAAGAGCCTAAGATGAAAATTGCTATTCCGATCAGTAAAGGCTTACGGCGACCAAAACGATCTAACAGCGGGCCATAAAGTCCTTGGCCAATCGCAAGGCCAATCAGAAAGACCGAAAGCGTGAGTTGTATATGACCAGGTGAGGTTGCAAAACTTTCTGCTAAAAGTGGAAAAGCAGGTAAATAAATATCAATCGCCAATGCATCTAAGGCGGTGAATAAGGAGAGCAGCAGTAACAAAGACCAACTGATCTTGGTCATAGGGAGAGCAGATTTCATCTTTTGTATACTCTTACGAGGAATGAACATAATAAATTTTACCCACCTACCTAACGGTAGGTAGTTAAAATATTAGCATGAATATTTTGTTCTGTGCATAAAAGTGAGTAATTTTTGAAATTCAAATAAGACAGGAGGTGTAATGTAAGCAAATAAAACAGTCAAATCTGATGGGTGTACTCGAAATAAAAAACACCTTTGAGGATCAAAGGTGTTTTTTGGAAATAAGGCTATCTTATTTAGGCAACACTGCTTTTTTCTTCAGTTGCCGTACTGATAAAGTTATAGTCTGCTACATTCACTTTACGAGTTTCTAACCAGAACCTCCAAGTATAAGTTGGCCATAAAGAGAAGTTTTTACCATCGGCCGCTTGATACCAACTACTACAACCACCTGCTTGCCAAACTGTACCTTTAAGTTGATCTTGAACACGTTGATTGAACTGGTCTTGCACTTCGTGCTTGATCTCAATCGCTTGTGTACCGGTTTTATCAACGGTTTGGATGAGTTGTAGAATATAGTTGACCTGAGACTCAATCATGAAAATAACTGAGTTATGTCCAAGAATAGTGTTTGGTCCAAGTAACTGAAATAAATTTGGGAAATTTTTGGTACTCACGCCATAATAACTTTCAGCCCCATCTTTCCATGCTTGCTTAAGTTCAATGCCATTGCGACCAACACAGTTAAAATGCTTTAGATAAATACGTGGGTCTGTAATAAAGCCTGTACCGTAAATCAAACAATCGATCTGACGTTCTTTACCATCTTTGGTAATGATGCTATTGGCTGTAATTTCTTGAATAGCATCGGTCACTAACTCAACATTTTTACGGTTAAATGTTGGGAAGTATTTATTTGAGATTAAAATACGTTTGCAACCCATGACAAAGTCAGGAGTAAGTTTCTTGGCAAGCTCTTTGTCTTTTACTTGATAACGAATGAATGCTTCAGCCAGTTTCTGCCCATACTTCATGATTTGTGGTTGTACGATCGGCACTACACGTGATTCATTAGTCCAGTATAAACGGGTACGATGAATCTGGCGGTAGATATTAGAGGCTTTAAATAAAGATTTACTAAGTTGCGAGTATTTACGTTCATCACGAGGAATAACCCAAGCGGCAGTACGTTGTAATACATACAATTGTTTTACTTCAGCTGCAATTTCAGGAATATACTGAATCGCACTGCCGCCTGTACCAATAGAAGCAACCGATTTACCTGTCAAATCGTAGTCGTGATCCCATTGCGAAGAATGGAACACTTTGCCTTTGAATTTCTCAATGCCGTTTATATGTGGAATTTGTGGTACATGTAATGGGCCAGAGGCAAAAATAACGAATTGTGCTTCTAGTGTTGGCTGATCTTTAAACTCTAAAATCCACAGATTACGACTTTCATCAAATTCTGCATTGGTGACTTCGTGATTGAATCTAGCGTAGTCTTTTAATTTGTATTGTTCAGTAATATCTTGAATATAGGTGAAAATTTCATCTGCTTCAGCATAACGTTTTGACCAGTCGGTTTTAGGTGCAAAGGAGAGAGAATACATGTGAGATTGAACATCACATGCTGCGCCTGGGTATTGGTTTTCACGCCATGTACCACCAACATTGTCGGTTTTTTCCAAAATTACAAAATCATTGATTTGACTTTGTAAAAGGCGAATAGCCATCGCTAAACCACCAAAACCGGCACCAATAATTGCAACTTTAGTTTTTTGAATCGCATTTTTGGTTACATCACGCATAGTCTATATCCTATACAGCTAAATTTTGTGCAATTTTAACGGTTTTATACAGATTAAATATGATTGTATCGACGCAAAACTTGATCATTTCGGCAATTCATTTGTCCGTATTTTTATAGTAAAACATTAAAGTTTTGAGAACTGCATTTGGAACTATGAAGAGATCTATCCTCGGATTGATGTATTTGATTCAAGGCATGCGTCATGTCGGTATTGATGTGGATGCACGTTTAGCAAATATGGGAATACAAGCCGATGCTTTAGATCCAAGCTCAATTATTCCTGACGAAATTGAATGGGACATCATGCAGCATATTAGTCAGGATATTTCACCTGAACAAGGTCTATTCATTGGGCAGCACTATGCTTTGGCTGGCTATGGTCCATTTCTGATGTTACTGGTGACCAGTGATACCTTGCATCGAGCCTTATTAAATGGGGTGCAGTTCCAGCAACTGACTCATCTTTTTGGTTCATTGCAGCTAAAGATAGAAGATGACTTAATACATTTACTTTACCGACCAATTGATTTAAGTATGCATTTAGGTCAATTGAGAGCGCAATGCGAAATATCAGGGACTTATAAGTTTCTACAGGACATCTTTAAAATGATGGGCTTGGATGTGCCTAAGATTCAGATTGAATTGCCATTTCAGCGCCCTAAAGATATAAGTTTGCTTGCTGCTTATCAGGACTACTATGGACAAGATGTTAAATTTGGATGTGCACAAGCAGCCTTTATTTTAGAAAATACACAAATTTTAAATACAAAAATTCCATCTGCTGATATTTTGACGTATCGTATTTATGAAGAAAAATGCCTACAGGATATTGCACATTTAGAGAAGAGTGCAGTACTCAAATTAACCGTTGTTGAGTATGTGCAAGATTATTTGGAAATGCAAAATGGCGTCATGCCGACCATGGCTGAAACAGCTTGTGCTTTGAGTATTCCTGAACGGACTCTAAGGCATCAATTGCAGCAAATGCAGACCAGCTATAAAGAAATCCGTGAAAGATTGATTAAACAAAAGGCGATTAAGTTTATTGAAAATAGTTCTTATTCAATTGAACAGGTCGCTGAAATGTTGGGTTACTCTGAACCTGCAGCTTTCAATCATGCGTTTAAAAGATGGTTTGGTTTAAGTCCTAGACAATATAATCGAAATCATTAAATGATTAAAAATGGTACATTTTGATGTTTAAACTCTATGATAATTAAGCCTAAAATCTAATGCCATTGAACAGAATGTTCGATATAATTTTCATCAATTAAAATTGCAATAACACCTTATGTCAAATTCTAAACCAGACTCACATAGCACTGCATATATCCCGACTTCACCTGCTGAGCGTTATGCTCAAGCACTCGAGTCAGGGCAATTCATGCCAGATGAGGCTCAAGCACAAGCAGTGCAAGAGTTGGATCGAGTATGGAAAGAGTTACTCACTCGCTATAAAGCATCCAAGAAAGCGTTTCGACGTTTCCGTCGCCAAACCTATCCAAAGGGTGTTTATATGTGGGGTGGTGTCGGCCGTGGAAAAACATGGTTAATGGACCAGTTCTATGAATCTGTTCCATTCCGCCGTAAAACACGTATGCATTTCCATCACTTTATGCAACATGTACATAAAGAGTTGAATAAACTTTCTGGACAACGTAACCCTTTAGATTTGGTTGCGGATCAGATTTATAAAGATGCTGTTGTGATTTGCTTTGACGAATTTTTCGTATCAAATGTCACAGATGCAATGATCTTAAGTGACCTATTTCAAAAGCTATTCGAACGCGGCATTACTTTGATTGCGACCTCGAATATTGCGCCAGATGGCCTATATAAAAATGGCATTCACCGTGATCGTTTCTTGCCGACAATTGAGTTGGTGAAAAAGAACTGTACCGTGCTCAATGTTGATGCAGGTGTAGATTATCGTTTACGTGTCTTAAAACAAGCGCAATTGTTTAAATATCCATTAACAGCAGATGCTCAAGAGTGGTTGTTCGGTCGTTTTAAAGCGCTGACTCAAACTCAGACTCAATCTAATTCTCCAATCATGATCAATAATCGCGTGGTAGAAACTTTAGGGCATACCGAAGACGTTTTATGGTGCGAGTTTTCCGAGTTATGTTTTAAGCCTCGTAGCCCAGCAGACTTTATCGAAATTGCGAATATCTATAATACGGTATTGGTGAGTAACGTTCCGCATTTGACTGATTTCCTGTCTGAAGGAACACGTCGCTTTATTTATTTGGTCGATGAATTCTATGATCGTGGGGTAAAACTCATTTTAACGTCAGAAGATTCAATCATTGAACTTTATGAAGGCGATAAACTGGCTTTTGAAATTGAACGGACACGTTCACGTTTATTAGAAATGCAATCGGATGATTACCTGCATTCGGAGCATCGACAGATTCAAGTTACACAAACTTCATAAATCAAAAAAGGCATTCTTCGGAATGCCTTTTTTCATAAACTTACATTGATAAGGCTTTATTCTTGGTTGAATTTTGCTATAACTAGATGAGTTTGAAAAAGGGAGTAGATTGCATAACTAGAAAACAAAGCACCCATCATTTGATATTTTGATAGATATAAAAAACAACGTTTGTCAATACTTCTAATGGGGAAAATGCTTACTATTTAGGAATGTGATATTACTATTCAGGCTAGTATAAATCAGTATACTAGAATTCTTGTTATAAAAAGTTAGCACCATCAGGAAAGACAATGACTGCACGTATTCAAAAAGGCAAGCTAGCGATTGCTAAAGAACTTTACGATTTCATCGAAAATGAAGCTTTACCAGGTACTGGTTTAGATAGTGAAACTTACTGGAAAAACTTCGAGCAAGTCGTTGTAGACCTTAGCCCAAAGAACAAAGCATTATTGGCTAAGCGTGATGATCTTCAAGCGAAGATTGATGAATGGCATCGCAACAACAAATTTGAATTAAATGCTTACAAGGCATTCTTAACTGAAATTGGTTACCTCGTACCAGAAGTTGCTGACTTTGAAGTTACGACTGAAAATGTTGATGAAGAAATTGCATTATTAGCTGGTCCACAATTGGTTGTACCGGTACGTAACGCACGTTATAGCTTGAATGCTGCAAATGCACGTTGGGGTTCTTTATATGACGCACTGTATGGTACAGACGTTATTTCTGAAGAAGGTGGCGCAGAGAAAGGCAAAGGTTATAACCCAGTTCGTGGCGATAAAGTTATTGCTTTTGCAAAGAACTTTTTAAACCAAACTTTCCCGTTGGCGCAAGGTTCG
This window harbors:
- a CDS encoding multidrug effflux MFS transporter; amino-acid sequence: MKSALPMTKISWSLLLLLSLFTALDALAIDIYLPAFPLLAESFATSPGHIQLTLSVFLIGLAIGQGLYGPLLDRFGRRKPLLIGIAIFILGSLLAAFAPTIEWLLAARFLQAIGASAGLVVPRAIISDVCDAKTSAQNFSILMQVMMIVPIIAPLFGSMILQFGSWHFIFYTLAILGGILWLWGSQAIPETLKPQYRQTLQFSVIKNSYQALCLNKSFISYTLAGGFILGGFFVYLSQSPFIFIQHYHIHNQAFSTLFAANAVGLIIFGQISILLLKRWSAQQLLVLGMCIFSGSSFILMLSVYFYDLNLWQYIVLLGLSIWSTGFIFGNLTALTMQQSPQNLTGAASSLMGLLQYAFASLIGLIVSFFTISISLLPASLFLCGVIALGLCVYAAFKQCGEFSALETE
- a CDS encoding NAD(P)/FAD-dependent oxidoreductase, whose amino-acid sequence is MRDVTKNAIQKTKVAIIGAGFGGLAMAIRLLQSQINDFVILEKTDNVGGTWRENQYPGAACDVQSHMYSLSFAPKTDWSKRYAEADEIFTYIQDITEQYKLKDYARFNHEVTNAEFDESRNLWILEFKDQPTLEAQFVIFASGPLHVPQIPHINGIEKFKGKVFHSSQWDHDYDLTGKSVASIGTGGSAIQYIPEIAAEVKQLYVLQRTAAWVIPRDERKYSQLSKSLFKASNIYRQIHRTRLYWTNESRVVPIVQPQIMKYGQKLAEAFIRYQVKDKELAKKLTPDFVMGCKRILISNKYFPTFNRKNVELVTDAIQEITANSIITKDGKERQIDCLIYGTGFITDPRIYLKHFNCVGRNGIELKQAWKDGAESYYGVSTKNFPNLFQLLGPNTILGHNSVIFMIESQVNYILQLIQTVDKTGTQAIEIKHEVQDQFNQRVQDQLKGTVWQAGGCSSWYQAADGKNFSLWPTYTWRFWLETRKVNVADYNFISTATEEKSSVA
- a CDS encoding AraC family transcriptional regulator, with product MKRSILGLMYLIQGMRHVGIDVDARLANMGIQADALDPSSIIPDEIEWDIMQHISQDISPEQGLFIGQHYALAGYGPFLMLLVTSDTLHRALLNGVQFQQLTHLFGSLQLKIEDDLIHLLYRPIDLSMHLGQLRAQCEISGTYKFLQDIFKMMGLDVPKIQIELPFQRPKDISLLAAYQDYYGQDVKFGCAQAAFILENTQILNTKIPSADILTYRIYEEKCLQDIAHLEKSAVLKLTVVEYVQDYLEMQNGVMPTMAETACALSIPERTLRHQLQQMQTSYKEIRERLIKQKAIKFIENSSYSIEQVAEMLGYSEPAAFNHAFKRWFGLSPRQYNRNH
- the zapE gene encoding cell division protein ZapE, translating into MSNSKPDSHSTAYIPTSPAERYAQALESGQFMPDEAQAQAVQELDRVWKELLTRYKASKKAFRRFRRQTYPKGVYMWGGVGRGKTWLMDQFYESVPFRRKTRMHFHHFMQHVHKELNKLSGQRNPLDLVADQIYKDAVVICFDEFFVSNVTDAMILSDLFQKLFERGITLIATSNIAPDGLYKNGIHRDRFLPTIELVKKNCTVLNVDAGVDYRLRVLKQAQLFKYPLTADAQEWLFGRFKALTQTQTQSNSPIMINNRVVETLGHTEDVLWCEFSELCFKPRSPADFIEIANIYNTVLVSNVPHLTDFLSEGTRRFIYLVDEFYDRGVKLILTSEDSIIELYEGDKLAFEIERTRSRLLEMQSDDYLHSEHRQIQVTQTS